In Neorhizobium galegae, the following proteins share a genomic window:
- a CDS encoding FAD-binding and (Fe-S)-binding domain-containing protein → MKTLKSKGFRGEATIAASDRVVLATDNSIYQVLPDAVALPMDEEDLVLIAQLLEEPRFHGIVLRPRGGGTGTNGQSLGNGLVVDCSRHMTGILEINAEEGWVRVQPGVIKDQLNAALKPLGLFFAPELSTSSRATLGGMISTDACGQGSCVYGKTSNHVLNLRAVLVGGEILETRRAPLDRTIRGRAGEVLACLDDISASQADLIAARFPKLNRSLTGYDLAHIREGDTIDPAAVLCGSEGTLALIAEARLNVLPIPKAAALILIFYPDFQSALRDAREMAVLGATSVETIDSRVLGLAREEPTFSAVAHLFPQAGAQGVNIVEFTDDDPATLAERVTTLVAQLASMPARLSMTVANGREVELVWVLRKTAVGLLGRAIGDKRPIPFVEDCAVPPENLEPFIAGFRAILDREGLAYGMFGHVDAGVLHVRPAIDLTDPAQEPLIRRITEAVEALARSHGGLLWGEHGKGVRSEFVPEVFGPLYPSLQRIKAAFDPRSQMNPGKIATPDNGPLWKIDEVPLRGQNDRTVPAALRTEYASAFGCNGNGACFNRTLDDVMCPSYKVTGDRRHSPKGRVGLVREWLRQGGPDGRADPQFEIEVKQAIDGCLSCGACTSQCPVRVDVPSIRSLFLDSYYRRHRRSLRDTALAHLEGLLPLAAKFRRSFNLMTEGPGASLMSAIGLTALPSMPKQAHGLRWLKQTDIARLDPKVDVVLVPDAFTQFFEPQVVADLDVVLARLQKKLWVAPYRPSGKARKVLGRLAGFSRQAQRQKDSLKVIAATGVPLMGLEPPVTLSYRTDYPDDMPAVALPQQMLAPLIAALPARTSEMAVRLLPHCSERVLGAGATAEWRIIFDRLGIKLDMPATGCCGMAGMWGHESTNRTKSNEIFGHSWKAATAPGPEAILATGFSCRCQTKHMTGTELQHPVSLLRQLLEAPAR, encoded by the coding sequence GGATGCTGTGGCCTTGCCGATGGACGAGGAGGATCTCGTGCTGATCGCTCAGCTGCTCGAAGAGCCGCGTTTCCACGGCATTGTTCTTCGCCCACGTGGTGGCGGCACGGGCACCAACGGTCAGTCGCTCGGCAACGGCCTGGTGGTCGACTGTTCGCGCCACATGACCGGGATCCTCGAGATCAATGCCGAGGAGGGCTGGGTGCGTGTCCAGCCCGGGGTGATCAAGGACCAGTTGAACGCGGCACTGAAACCGCTCGGCCTGTTTTTTGCCCCGGAATTATCGACGTCGTCGCGCGCGACACTGGGCGGCATGATCTCCACCGATGCCTGCGGACAGGGATCCTGCGTCTATGGCAAGACCTCCAACCATGTCCTCAACCTGCGTGCGGTGCTGGTTGGCGGCGAGATCCTGGAAACCCGCCGGGCGCCGCTCGATCGGACGATCAGGGGCCGTGCCGGTGAGGTTCTCGCCTGTCTCGACGACATCTCGGCCAGCCAGGCGGACTTGATCGCGGCGCGTTTCCCAAAACTCAACCGATCGCTGACGGGGTACGATCTCGCCCATATCCGTGAAGGCGACACGATCGATCCGGCGGCAGTGCTGTGCGGTTCGGAAGGTACGCTCGCGCTGATTGCCGAGGCGAGGTTGAATGTCCTGCCGATTCCCAAGGCTGCGGCGCTGATTCTCATTTTCTATCCCGATTTCCAGTCGGCGCTGCGGGACGCCCGCGAAATGGCCGTGCTCGGCGCCACTTCGGTCGAAACCATCGACAGCCGCGTGCTCGGCCTGGCACGCGAGGAGCCTACCTTTTCCGCCGTCGCACACCTCTTCCCGCAGGCGGGTGCACAAGGGGTCAACATCGTCGAATTCACCGACGACGACCCGGCAACGCTTGCTGAACGGGTCACAACGCTGGTGGCACAGCTCGCAAGCATGCCCGCGCGGCTCTCGATGACGGTTGCCAACGGCCGCGAGGTAGAGCTGGTCTGGGTGCTGCGCAAGACGGCCGTCGGGCTGCTCGGACGTGCGATCGGCGACAAGCGGCCGATCCCCTTCGTCGAGGACTGCGCCGTTCCCCCTGAGAATCTCGAGCCCTTCATTGCCGGTTTCCGGGCAATCCTCGATCGCGAGGGACTGGCCTACGGCATGTTCGGCCATGTCGATGCCGGCGTCCTGCATGTGCGGCCGGCGATCGACCTTACCGATCCCGCCCAGGAACCGCTCATCCGCCGCATTACCGAAGCGGTCGAGGCGCTGGCGCGCAGCCATGGCGGCCTTCTCTGGGGCGAGCATGGCAAGGGCGTGCGTTCCGAATTCGTGCCAGAGGTTTTTGGGCCGCTCTACCCGTCACTGCAGCGGATCAAGGCGGCCTTCGATCCGCGCAGCCAGATGAACCCCGGCAAGATCGCCACGCCCGACAATGGCCCCTTGTGGAAGATCGACGAGGTACCCCTGCGCGGCCAGAACGACCGCACCGTCCCGGCCGCCCTACGCACTGAATACGCCTCCGCCTTCGGCTGCAACGGCAATGGCGCCTGCTTCAACCGCACGCTCGACGACGTCATGTGTCCCTCGTACAAGGTCACCGGCGACCGGCGTCACTCGCCAAAAGGGCGCGTCGGGCTGGTGCGCGAATGGCTGCGGCAGGGCGGGCCGGACGGTCGCGCCGATCCGCAGTTCGAGATCGAAGTCAAGCAGGCGATCGACGGCTGTCTCAGCTGCGGCGCCTGCACCAGCCAATGTCCGGTGCGTGTCGACGTTCCCTCGATCCGGTCGCTGTTTCTCGACAGCTATTATCGCCGCCATCGCCGGTCCTTACGCGATACCGCACTCGCGCATCTGGAAGGCTTGCTGCCGCTTGCCGCAAAATTCCGCAGGAGTTTCAATTTGATGACCGAAGGGCCGGGCGCATCCTTGATGTCCGCCATTGGCCTGACGGCGCTACCAAGCATGCCGAAACAGGCGCACGGCCTTCGCTGGCTGAAGCAAACCGATATCGCCCGGCTCGACCCGAAGGTCGACGTGGTTCTGGTGCCCGATGCTTTCACGCAGTTTTTCGAGCCGCAGGTCGTCGCGGATCTCGACGTCGTCTTGGCACGCCTGCAGAAAAAACTGTGGGTGGCGCCCTATCGACCTTCCGGCAAGGCTCGCAAGGTTCTCGGGCGGCTGGCAGGGTTTTCCCGTCAGGCGCAAAGGCAGAAGGACAGCCTCAAGGTGATCGCCGCGACCGGCGTGCCGCTGATGGGGCTCGAACCGCCAGTGACGCTCTCCTATCGCACCGACTATCCGGACGACATGCCGGCAGTGGCGCTGCCGCAGCAGATGCTCGCGCCCCTGATTGCCGCATTGCCGGCCCGGACGTCAGAGATGGCGGTGCGGCTTTTGCCGCATTGCAGCGAACGGGTTCTGGGTGCCGGAGCCACCGCAGAATGGCGCATTATTTTCGATCGCCTCGGCATCAAGCTCGACATGCCCGCCACCGGCTGCTGTGGCATGGCGGGGATGTGGGGGCATGAGTCCACCAATCGAACCAAGTCCAATGAAATCTTCGGACACAGCTGGAAGGCTGCGACGGCACCCGGCCCCGAAGCCATTCTCGCAACGGGCTTTTCGTGCCGATGTCAGACCAAACATATGACCGGCACCGAGTTGCAGCACCCGGTCTCGCTGCTGCGGCAGCTGCTGGAAGCACCTGCACGATGA
- a CDS encoding DeoR/GlpR family DNA-binding transcription regulator produces MKPAARREEILRLLDETGEVTVEDLAERFDASRETIRRDLSDLDTGGHIRKFHGGARALKLKDASPHESEFDTRMKERKAEKTAIARKAATLFPEGSVLFIDTGSTTIAFAQALAKRRNMTVITNSPQIARIMAQAEMRHHVYLVGGEIAAEGRETLGAMATAQIAQFKAEHVVLTVGAITATAVMDYDLRETEMARAMIAQAQSITVLADHAKLGRPAVFQVAGLSQIASLITDRMPDPEMAAALAAAGVDIVVADPDPS; encoded by the coding sequence ATGAAACCGGCAGCCAGGCGGGAGGAAATTCTCCGGCTTCTCGATGAGACCGGCGAAGTCACGGTCGAGGATCTGGCAGAACGTTTTGATGCGTCCCGCGAGACCATCAGGCGTGATCTCTCGGATCTGGACACCGGAGGTCACATTCGCAAGTTCCATGGCGGCGCGCGCGCCCTGAAGCTGAAGGATGCCTCGCCTCACGAAAGCGAATTCGACACGCGCATGAAGGAGCGAAAGGCGGAGAAGACCGCCATCGCCCGCAAGGCCGCAACCTTGTTCCCTGAGGGCTCCGTGCTGTTCATCGACACGGGCTCGACGACGATCGCCTTTGCGCAGGCGCTGGCCAAGCGGCGCAACATGACGGTGATCACCAATTCTCCGCAGATCGCCAGGATCATGGCTCAGGCGGAGATGCGCCATCATGTCTATCTGGTCGGCGGCGAAATCGCGGCCGAGGGCCGCGAAACATTGGGGGCGATGGCCACCGCACAGATCGCCCAGTTCAAGGCCGAGCATGTCGTACTGACTGTCGGCGCGATCACCGCGACCGCTGTTATGGACTACGACCTGCGGGAAACCGAGATGGCCCGCGCCATGATCGCCCAGGCGCAGAGCATCACGGTTCTGGCCGATCATGCAAAACTCGGACGTCCGGCCGTTTTCCAGGTGGCGGGACTGAGCCAGATCGCAAGCCTGATAACCGACCGCATGCCTGACCCGGAGATGGCGGCGGCCCTTGCCGCGGCCGGTGTCGATATCGTCGTGGCCGATCCCGATCCTTCGTAA